In the genome of Candidatus Poribacteria bacterium, the window TTCCGAACATTCATCAAAATATCCTTCCTTTATTAAAAACATATTCGATCGGACATCTTGGAAAGAATTACCGGTGCTGACACATGAGACATTCCATTTTTATTTGGAGAATCTGGGCATGTATGTTACGATGTTAGCAATACCCGATTTAGCAGGAAAATATAATACAAAAATTGGATTGTCTTGCCATGGGTATGAAAAATGGTGCTCGATAATGGCTTCACAACTTCCGTTTACTGAGTAGGCTTTGGAATGAGGATCTTACCTGCCGGTAAGGCTTGGCACCAACGCCTAAAATTCCGAGAAATATTTTGAAACACAAGTTTTTAGCCTTTCTTAATTCGCTAGTTGTGCTCATTTTAGAAGCATTTTACATTGCAGCTTACATTCTATTATGTTTCGGTTTGTCCAAACTTGTCAGATATACTATCGGCTCAAAATGGACTGAAGTTATGGATAATATCAGTTACGGAGCTCTGATCGTGGTTAGTTTGATTGGGGCAATTCGATTTATTGCTCAAATAGGGATTCAAACTTATCGGCATTTAAAAAAGGAGGTAAAAAATGAACATGATAGAAATTATTAAAGAAAAAACTCTCTGGCTAATTGGGGCAGTATTAATTACCATCCCTCTGCTGGCATGTTACCCGATTCTAAAGTTTCTCGGCTTGTCCTCAAAGGTCGCCACAATCGCTACGGCTTGTCTATCAGGTATCGCGTACATTTTTTTGGTTACTTATATTCAGCCATTTCTACGCAAAATTCTACCATTCATTCGATCCAAAGCACCAGATGAATCTCCAGCCCTTGTATCCAAAGGGAGTAGCATAGGCATCGAAATTGTAAAAGGTCTGAGTTCATACTTTAGTGATAGCGAATTAGATATCCCCTTTTCAAATACCCATATTGCGAGAGACTTTAGAGGTGACTGGACCCATTCATAAAGGAGAATGTCCATGACAAAAGTTATAAATAAAATATAAAAAATCGCAATAAGTAGTTTTCTGAACACATTAACTGGAGAAGACTGTTACAATTGGCAGGAACGCACCATCCGGCATAAGACCCGAAAGAAATAAATCGAAATCAACATCATACATTCGACCAGGAGCAATCTGCACATGAACAAAACCCCTAAGATTCGGGTTGGCGTTATCGGAACAGGACGTATCGGTAAATTACACATCGAACACCTCGCGCAAGACATACCAGAAACCGATCTCGTGGCACTTTGCAGTCTCGACCGTCCGAGCATGAACAGTCTCGCGGAAGAGTTTAATGTCCCACAGACTGTAGATGATTACACTGAACTCTTAGCCGATCCGCAGATTGATGCCGTGCTAATTACGTCTGCTACCAATACACATGTAGAAATTAGCCAAGCGGCTGCTAAAGCACGGAAACACATCTTTTGTGAGAAACCGATTGCATTAGATTTGGAAGAGATTGACGAAACTCTGGCGATTGTGGAGGAAACAGGGGTTAAGTTTCAGGTAGGCTTTCAGCGTAGGTTTGATACGAGTTTCATGCGAGTCCGAGAAGCAGTTGCCTCTGGAGAGATTGGTGAGCCGCACATCTTGCGGATTACGAGTCGCGATCCGGGACCACCACCGATTGAATATATCAAAGTCTCCGGTGGCATTTTTCTTGACATGATGATTCACGATTTCGATATGGCGCGCTATCTTATCGGGGATGAAGTCGTGGAAATCTACGCAACAGGAAATGTCCGCGTAGATCCACAAATCGGCAAGGCAGGCGACATTGATACCGCTGTTATTATCGGACGCTTCCAAAATGGGGTTATTGCAACCATCGACAACAGCAGAGAGGCTGTATACGGCTACGACCAGCGAGTTGAAGTTTTTGGATCAAAGGGAATGGTTACGGTAGCAAATCCGTTGACAGATACTGTCACCTTTAGTGGAAGTGAGGGGACTCATGCTGCTTTACCGCCATACTTCTTTGTGGAACGCTATAAGGCGGCATATCTTTCGGAACTACAAGCGTTTTTCAGGTGTATTCAAGAACGGACACCACCGCCAGTGACAGGTAAGGATGGACGGGTACCCGTTGTGATGGGATTGGCTGCGCTGAAGTCGCTTCGTGAAAACCGCCCAGTCTTGCTATCTGAGATCTCGTCTTAGAAACACGACTTACGCAAAAACGCGATGAGATGCTTATCTTTGGACAGCATAGATGTTTAATCAGAGGAAACCCGGTGCGGTTAGAAACCGCACCTACCGGTAAGGTACGTAAGTCCTAAGGAATTCGTGGTGTCGGTTAGTGCCCACCGACTTCACCGACTTCGATTTCAATCTCGTCTCGGTTTCTAATGCGTTCAACGAGTCCATCTCGGATGTCTACAATCCTATCAGAGACATCAAGCATTTTCAGGTCGTGTGTAGCAGAAATTATAGTAACCCCCTGCTCCTCATTTAACTGTTTAATCAAGTCAATAATTTCGCGTCCGATAACAGTATCAAGATTCGCCGTCGGTTCATCGGCGAGGACGATGCTTGGGTCATTGGCGAGGGCTCTGGCGATGGCGACGCGCTGCCGTTGTCCACCGGAGAGTTCATCAGGAAGATGAAACATCCGATCCCCTAACCCTACCATGTCAAGCAATTTTTCGGCTTTTTCATTGCGCTGTTTCTCAGGAAGCCCTGCAAAAATCATGGGTAATGTTACATTCCCATGTGCGCTCCGTACATGCAACAGGTTATAACTCTGAAAGATATAACCTACCCGGTGGCAACGAAATGCCGCAATCTGTCTCTGTGAAAGTTGCGACATATTTTGCCCGTCAATGTAAACCTGTCCTTCCGTAGGCGTATCAAGTGCGCCAATCATGTTAAAGAGCGTTGACTTCCCGGAACCGGAAGGTCCCATCAATGAAACGTACTCTCCGCGTTCAATCTCAATATTGATACCATCCAAGGCACGGAGGACGTTTGAGCCCATCCGATATTCCTTGACGACATCCTCAGTTTTCACAACAATATCAGCCATAGCCTTTTCCTTTTTCGCCTCCGGTCCCATCACCAGCGGAGCTGTAGATTTGATTTTCAGGTTCCCCTATGCAGTGTACAAGAGCCGTGTCGAATAGTCCCTATACCTCAGTCCGCATTGCCTCAGCGGGTGGGAGTTTTGCCGCACGCCATGCTGGGAACGATGAACCGATTACAGCCAAAACCATACCCAAACAGCAGCCAAGCAAGATGACCACAAGCACACCCAACCGCAGGGTGCCATCTTCAGGTTGCGCGGGTAGTAAAGGGAAATAGAAAAACAGATCTAACCCATAGTCTTTAAGCCCCAAAAGAACGGCACCCAGCGTTCCGATGAGCGCGCCGATAAGGGCACCCGAAAACCCTTGGAACCCGGATTCAAGTAGGAAGAGTCGCACCACGAACCCGTCTAACGCGCCGAGACATTTCATTGTACCAATCTCACGGAAACGTTCCGTGACTGCCATCAACATAGAATTTGCAATCCCAACGACACAGACAATCAAGGACATAACAATGAGCCAAATATCTTTCGTGGAAATGCCTTTTTCTGTTGTTTCTTCAAAAGTGTTAATTGTCGATTGTCGCCCGCTCTCTTGTAGGGCAAGGCCGATTTCATTATTCGTCCAGACTGAAACTAAGAATGCAATGCCCAGTGTAATACCTGCCGTTGTAATAATCGAACGCCCAAAACGGATTTTCAAACTTTGAAAACTAATCCGTAGTGATTCCATAAACGGAAGATCAATCTGTTCTTCAATTGGTGTTCTTTGCTGCAAAGATTTGCCTCCTTAATTTGTATCTATTTATGTATTGTATCAAATTTACAATTTCAAGTCAAATTATTCATTTAAAATTCAAGATGACTTAGCCCTCATTTTTATAGTAGGTGCATAGATCGTCGGTGTCAGTTGTGAAAAAGGAGCGCGCGTCTATAGGCGTGCCCAGAAGCACTTCACAGGGATTGAACCGAAATTATTTTTTCTTGACAAAATTTGTATTTCTTTTTAAACTCCATACAGTGTTTATCAACACGGTAAAAAATCAGACTTCGCGTTTTTGATGGCAATTTAATGCTGGTTCTTCCTATTTTGATTTCTGTCAAGGTAAAAACATCACGTATCCGCGTGACGAATTGTAAAACAATTAAGAAGATGTTAGAAATGTTAAGAAATTTTTTCTCAAGCCCTAACGTACCAGGGCGGCTGATGGTTGTGCTTACCTTCACTGCGGGGATTATTTTCGCGGGGGCATTTAATGGTTTTGTTGTGGAAACAGAGGCGAAGAGTTGCTGTGGCGGTGGAGCGGAGGTATCGCTTTTCACTAGCAGTGAAAGTAATAGTGACGGCTGCACGTGTATAGGTGGTAGTTACTGTGGATCTTGCGATACTTCGTCCGACTGCAGCGGTTCTAAATCCACGTCTTGTTATGGCGGATGTGAATGTTCCAGTTGTACTACAGGGACTACTGTTTGCGGCAATGATGATGATCAAGCTTGCAGCAGCGTTTGTGATGATGACTCTTAATCACAGTGATCTTACAAGATGGGATCTTCCAGAAGGGGCAAAAGTTAGGTTTGGCCGAGGCCTTGTGATGGACATGGCATTTTCACCAAATGGAATTCATCTTATTGTTGCAACCCCAATTGGTGTTTACTGGTATGATCTTGTCACAATGGAACCTACTGCTTTGTGGGAAAACGAAAGGGGGATGGTTTCTACCGTCTCTCTTTCCAGTGACGGTTCTCAAGTTGCCACCAGTAATGCAGATGGTATTGTTAAATTATGGCATGTTGCTACCCAGCAATGTACTGTCAGAATACAAGGGTGGCATTGCGGAACTTCTGATATTGTCTTTTCACCGGATGGTCAATACATCGCAGCGTCTGGGGTTCAATATGGAAGTATTTATGTTTGGCATACAGAAACTGGAAGTCATGTCGCAAGTTTCAAGGTTGTAGAACCACAGAAAGGTCCCCGCGCTTCTCATTTACCGTTGTGTTTTTCACCTGATGGACAATTGCTCGCTTATGTTTCTGCCCAGTTTGTCATATCCGTGCGGCACTTGGCAACAAAGGAGCTCGTGACAAACATCATTATGACCCCGAGGCAAGTAAATGCCCTTACCTTTTCTCCTTGTGGGCGGTTTCTTACTATTGCTGTAGAAAAAGGTGGAATTAGGCAATGCCCGGGGATTCAGGTGTGGAATATTAGGCAAGAAGTCTTGGAAATGACGAATATGGCATACGACGGGAATAGCGTAATACCTGTTTATTCTTCTAAAGGTGCTTTGCGAGTTGCAGAGGTTGATACCGACAAAGTTGTAATTTGGGATGCCGATCAGTCGGAAGCACTTGACATTTTTGAAAATATAGGACGCACCGAAGTGGTCCACTTTTCAACCGATGGTAAACAGCTGGGAATCGCTACCCATCGTGAGATTCTTGTCTGGAATGAGAAGAATCCATCTGTGGTGGGCCTTCTGCATGGACATACACTTCCTACGGGTTCCGTGTCCTTTTTGGATAAAGGTACGGTCCTGGTAAGCAGGTATTGGGGCGAAAGCGGTGTTGTATTTTGGGATATTGATCGTAGGCAGGCAATATGGAAACATCCAATAACGGTAGGTCATAGAGGGAAAATTTGTGCTCTATCTCCTTGTGAAAAATTATTAGCTTTCAATATGGGGCAAGCTGGTCAAATCATTGAGGTTTGGGATGTTCCCTCTAAGACGCGGATTACGACACTTAACAAACATCAACGGGATATAACAGTTCTGACATTTTCACCTATTGGGCAGATTCTCGCGAGTAGTGATGTCGAGGGAAAACTTTATCTATGGGACGTTCAATATTGGGAAAAGTATCGTGTGTTATCCGTGACAAACAGAAGTATTACCGGAATGGCATTTCACCCAAATAAGGCAAAACTCGCTATTATCTCTGTAGACAAAGAAGCCTCGGTGTGGGATATAGAGAAAGGTGAACAGATTGGCGTGCTTCCTTTGGGGATCCGTTTAGATAGTGCTATGTATACGGGTGATGAACGGGATATCCGATGCCACCTGAAGCGAGACGTTTCACCATCATGGCGAGCATCTATCCATTCAATTACCTTTTCTCCATGTGGCGATCTCATCGCAGGTGGGTTGTTCGGTGAAATTCGCTTCTGGGATGCAACAACGTATGAGATTCATAAAGCAATGCGACTCCCTGAGGGGTGCCAACGCCCTTACGTCTTAGTATTTTCTCCATGTGGACGCTATCTCGCTTCTGGTTCTTGGTGGCAGGAGACAGATAAGGTGTCCATCAGGTTATGGGAGGTTGCCACCGGTAAAAATATTACTACTTTCTGGGGGCATCCGACTGATATTCAAGATCTTACCTTTTCACCAGATGGTAAGCTTCTGGCGAGTGCAAGTTTTGATGGCACCATTCTGTTATGGGATGTGAAGCCGTACTTATCCGAATGAAACGTTATGATGCTATTGCTGCAGGTATCTCACATATTTCTCAAAATCGGTTACGTGCCGGTCTGTCCATTCTCGGTATCTGCATCGGAATCGCGAGTGTGCTTTGTATGATAGCCATCGGCGAGGGGGCAAAGCAGATAATCACCGACGATATTGAGAAACTCGGTGGTTCTAATCAAGTGCAGTTCTGGACGCGGACCTCTATTTGGAAAAATAGGCGGTTGATTCGGCGCACCACTGAACGCTATACACTTGAAGATGTGGACAGCATTGAATCGGAATGCCCTGATGTTTTGTTTGCTCTACCGAAAAGTGATAGAATGCGTGGGACAATTACGAATCGAGACGGGGGACACATATATTTCTATGTAGAAGGTGTAACCGCAGCATACTCGCAAGGCTTGCGATGGAAAGTGCAGACGGGTCGATTCTTTACAGAAAACGAGATTGACAGTGCAGCACAGGTTTGCGTTCTTGGTGCTACTGCTGCTGAAGAACTGTTCGGCAAGGCTACAGCCTTAGGACGAGAGGTGAGGATTAAGTTACACTGGCGGCAGACCCCCATACGGTGCCGAGTTGTAGGCATTATGACTCCCAAAGGTAGAAGCCTCCGGAGTTACTATTCTCTGGACGAAACTGTATTTTTGCCACTCACAACACACTTGCAGCGCCTCTCTGGTGATCACTACATTTACGGATTTACAGTGTTTTTCAAAAAAGATGCGGATGTGTACCGGGTCATTGCTTCCGTTAAGGAAGTCCTACGTAAAAGACATCGGGGAAAAGAGGACTTTATCGGTTATTGAATACCAAAGGGGACCGTCAGACGGTTAGAACACATCCAACAAGTGATTCAAATCGCTCTGGGTTCTATTGCCGGGTTCTCGCTGTTTGTGAGTGGCATCGGTATCATGAATATATGTCTTGTTTCTGTCGGTGAAAGGACACGAGAGATAGGCGTGCGGAAATCAATCGGCGCGAGACAGATTGATATTTTCTATCAATTCTTGACGGAAGCGATATGTCTCTGCTTGTGTGGGGGTACACTCGGGGTTGTAGGCGGTTGGTTAGCAGCGTGTGGCATGGCGCGGCTTGCTGTGCGTATTATGCCGATTGTGCCAGAATGGCCCGTTGTCCTTTCCTTACCTTGGATATTGGTTTCTGTTATTTTTTCCGTTTTTATGGGAGTGAGTTTCGGGATATATCCTGCGTTACAAGCATCAAAACTTTCACCTATTGATGCTCTGAGGATGGAGACATAAAGTCAATGATGAATACTTTACAGAAACTCTCACGTTTGAGTTCTTGGTTACTTTTGTGTCTTATTTTATTCCTTGCCTTCTGGATCCGTATTCAAGGTGTAGCGTCTATACCTGATGGGCAGTTTACCGGAAACGATCCCTATCTGTTTTACTGGCAAGCACAGATTGTCGCTGAACACGGTAAACTGCCTGTGAGGGATATGCATCGCTGGCTTCCCTATGGTAGAGACTTGGGACAGAGTCTTAATGCCTATTCTTACGCTATCGCTTACACACACAAAGTGATAACACTCTTTTTTCCCAATATCTCAGTCTACCAAGTGGCGTTATTTTCCCCGGCT includes:
- the iolG gene encoding inositol 2-dehydrogenase, producing the protein MNKTPKIRVGVIGTGRIGKLHIEHLAQDIPETDLVALCSLDRPSMNSLAEEFNVPQTVDDYTELLADPQIDAVLITSATNTHVEISQAAAKARKHIFCEKPIALDLEEIDETLAIVEETGVKFQVGFQRRFDTSFMRVREAVASGEIGEPHILRITSRDPGPPPIEYIKVSGGIFLDMMIHDFDMARYLIGDEVVEIYATGNVRVDPQIGKAGDIDTAVIIGRFQNGVIATIDNSREAVYGYDQRVEVFGSKGMVTVANPLTDTVTFSGSEGTHAALPPYFFVERYKAAYLSELQAFFRCIQERTPPPVTGKDGRVPVVMGLAALKSLRENRPVLLSEISS
- a CDS encoding ABC transporter ATP-binding protein; translated protein: MADIVVKTEDVVKEYRMGSNVLRALDGINIEIERGEYVSLMGPSGSGKSTLFNMIGALDTPTEGQVYIDGQNMSQLSQRQIAAFRCHRVGYIFQSYNLLHVRSAHGNVTLPMIFAGLPEKQRNEKAEKLLDMVGLGDRMFHLPDELSGGQRQRVAIARALANDPSIVLADEPTANLDTVIGREIIDLIKQLNEEQGVTIISATHDLKMLDVSDRIVDIRDGLVERIRNRDEIEIEVGEVGGH
- a CDS encoding ABC transporter permease, which encodes MQQRTPIEEQIDLPFMESLRISFQSLKIRFGRSIITTAGITLGIAFLVSVWTNNEIGLALQESGRQSTINTFEETTEKGISTKDIWLIVMSLIVCVVGIANSMLMAVTERFREIGTMKCLGALDGFVVRLFLLESGFQGFSGALIGALIGTLGAVLLGLKDYGLDLFFYFPLLPAQPEDGTLRLGVLVVILLGCCLGMVLAVIGSSFPAWRAAKLPPAEAMRTEV
- a CDS encoding WD40 repeat domain-containing protein gives rise to the protein MDLAILRPTAAVLNPRLVMADVNVPVVLQGLLFAAMMMIKLAAAFVMMTLNHSDLTRWDLPEGAKVRFGRGLVMDMAFSPNGIHLIVATPIGVYWYDLVTMEPTALWENERGMVSTVSLSSDGSQVATSNADGIVKLWHVATQQCTVRIQGWHCGTSDIVFSPDGQYIAASGVQYGSIYVWHTETGSHVASFKVVEPQKGPRASHLPLCFSPDGQLLAYVSAQFVISVRHLATKELVTNIIMTPRQVNALTFSPCGRFLTIAVEKGGIRQCPGIQVWNIRQEVLEMTNMAYDGNSVIPVYSSKGALRVAEVDTDKVVIWDADQSEALDIFENIGRTEVVHFSTDGKQLGIATHREILVWNEKNPSVVGLLHGHTLPTGSVSFLDKGTVLVSRYWGESGVVFWDIDRRQAIWKHPITVGHRGKICALSPCEKLLAFNMGQAGQIIEVWDVPSKTRITTLNKHQRDITVLTFSPIGQILASSDVEGKLYLWDVQYWEKYRVLSVTNRSITGMAFHPNKAKLAIISVDKEASVWDIEKGEQIGVLPLGIRLDSAMYTGDERDIRCHLKRDVSPSWRASIHSITFSPCGDLIAGGLFGEIRFWDATTYEIHKAMRLPEGCQRPYVLVFSPCGRYLASGSWWQETDKVSIRLWEVATGKNITTFWGHPTDIQDLTFSPDGKLLASASFDGTILLWDVKPYLSE
- a CDS encoding ABC transporter permease; translated protein: MKRYDAIAAGISHISQNRLRAGLSILGICIGIASVLCMIAIGEGAKQIITDDIEKLGGSNQVQFWTRTSIWKNRRLIRRTTERYTLEDVDSIESECPDVLFALPKSDRMRGTITNRDGGHIYFYVEGVTAAYSQGLRWKVQTGRFFTENEIDSAAQVCVLGATAAEELFGKATALGREVRIKLHWRQTPIRCRVVGIMTPKGRSLRSYYSLDETVFLPLTTHLQRLSGDHYIYGFTVFFKKDADVYRVIASVKEVLRKRHRGKEDFIGY
- a CDS encoding FtsX-like permease family protein yields the protein MIQIALGSIAGFSLFVSGIGIMNICLVSVGERTREIGVRKSIGARQIDIFYQFLTEAICLCLCGGTLGVVGGWLAACGMARLAVRIMPIVPEWPVVLSLPWILVSVIFSVFMGVSFGIYPALQASKLSPIDALRMET